The Verrucomicrobiota bacterium DNA segment AGATGCCGCGCAAGAAGGGTGTGCAACCCGAACGTGCCCGGTCCATAGCGTTCCTTGTCCTTCGCGGGCAGCTTCTCCAGATCGAACAAGTCCGCGCAGGTCATCAATCCTTGGACGCGGGCGAACGCGGCGTTTTGGGAAGCTGCGGCGGCGCTTTTCCGTTCGTTCTCGAACTTCTTCGTGAGAAAGCGGCGCAACGCTTCGCGCTCTTCAAAGTCTTCCGTCGTGAGGTCGGCCACGCGCTGAACGTCGGGGATCTTGAATTCACCGCCGGCGCGAACAGGCGCGTATGGGGCGCCGAGCCAGCCCGCCCAGTTGCCCGCCTTGAATTTCTTGAATTCATTTCCCTCCGGGCACGGATCGAGCAGAACGAAGTTCGGGATCGGATTGTCCAGGTGACCGAGCTGTTGCGCGAGGACGGAACCGAGCGTCGGCCGCACGAACGGCTCGCGAGGTTCGGCGCCGCGGTTGAGCAAGTCGATGGCCTGGAAATGCTCGTTCGGCTTGGTTTTCATCGAGCGAATGATGGTAGAGTTGTTCGGCGGAGAGCGGCTTCTCCAGTCCGCGAGCGAAGGCTTCTGGGGGCGGCGCGCTTTTTCCGCGCGGACGCGAATCGAGCTGATACGTGCGAGTCAAGACGATGTTCCGAAGAAGTCCCTTGATGTCATATCCGCTGCGCTCGAAATCTTGCGCCAGCCAATCCAGCAAGTCCGGATGGCTCGCTCGATTCCGCGCCGTCATTTGATCCACCGGATGAACCAGGCCCCGGCCCATGAGCAGCGCCCAAATCCGATTCACGAACGCCCGCGCCAGCAGGGGATTCTCCCGTGTCAACGCGTCGGCCAGCGCTGCGCGGCGTGAAAACTTCGGCACGCTCGGCCGCGCCGGCTTCTCCTTCTCTTTGGGCGGCGGCACGAGATAGAAATCCGGCGCGTCCGTCTCTTTCTCGCCCTCTGCGGGTCTCTTCTCTTCGACAGAGGCGCCATTCAGAAACGCCAGCCGGGCCGGTTGAGATTCCTTCTTCAAGTTTTGAAAATTGATGAAACCGCCGATGGCCGATTCCGCCACGCCGATTCCCTCCGCCACGTCCACGTTTTTGCTGCGATTGAACGCCGCGACGAGTCCCCAGTAATGGCGCTGCTCGATTTCCCACGCCAGCGGATCGTTGTGGCACTGGGCGCACTTGAATTGGACGCCGAAGGCGACGGGCGCGACGGCTTCCGCCATCGCTTGATAATTGTTGTTGCGCTCGTAGAGAAACCACACTGCGCCACGGTCCGTCTCTTCGGCGGGGCGCGCCAGAATCAGGTCGCGGACAATCTCGTTCCACGGACGATTCGCGCGAAACGCGTCTTCCAGGTAGTGAAACCAGCGATCGTCGCGGCGCGGTGTCTGCCGGTCGCGGCGTTGATTCTCCAGCGGCTCCAGGCGCCGTTCCATCAGCACGACATCGAAAATGTCGCGCAGGTGGCGCGGGAAATCGTCTCCCGCCAGCAGCGTGGCCACGAGCCGAACGCGCCGGTCTCGGCGTCGATCCGCGAGAAACGCATCCGCTTCGGCAGGTGTGGGGATGCGCCCGGCCAGATCCAGATAAATTCGGCGGACGAAAGTTTGGTCTTCACAGAGCGAACCGGGTTTGACGTTCCGCTCTTTCCAGCCGCGGGCGACAAACTGGTCGATAATCTCGCTTGGGGTCAACCGCGCCGGCGGCGTCCAGGCGGGCCTTTGGGATTCCTTGAGCCTGGCGATGTATTGGCCCGCCCAAGCCGCGTTTGTAGCCGG contains these protein-coding regions:
- a CDS encoding DUF1501 domain-containing protein, yielding MKTKPNEHFQAIDLLNRGAEPREPFVRPTLGSVLAQQLGHLDNPIPNFVLLDPCPEGNEFKKFKAGNWAGWLGAPYAPVRAGGEFKIPDVQRVADLTTEDFEEREALRRFLTKKFENERKSAAAASQNAAFARVQGLMTCADLFDLEKLPAKDKERYGPGTFGLHTLLARHLVENGAPFVMVANGMTWDCHVFQHEIYQMLVPELDQVIYHLITDLEQRGLLERTLVVMMGEFGRTPWLNASRGRDHYPDAWSLALAGHGIKRGVVVGATDDDGVEVTEKPFNEKNLFATIFTALGIDPHAEYDIPNLATFYRVEERAKPIEEVLA
- a CDS encoding DUF1553 domain-containing protein, whose product is MLHTWKTATALLFGTGILATTAAPLPADELWRTRVEPLLERHCFKCHGGVQQKADLDLRSIETILRGGENGPALIPGQPEQSHLYQFVLPGADPHMPLDEKKQLSREDLALLKTWIQTLPPMERLLGGGPATNAAWAGQYIARLKESQRPAWTPPARLTPSEIIDQFVARGWKERNVKPGSLCEDQTFVRRIYLDLAGRIPTPAEADAFLADRRRDRRVRLVATLLAGDDFPRHLRDIFDVVLMERRLEPLENQRRDRQTPRRDDRWFHYLEDAFRANRPWNEIVRDLILARPAEETDRGAVWFLYERNNNYQAMAEAVAPVAFGVQFKCAQCHNDPLAWEIEQRHYWGLVAAFNRSKNVDVAEGIGVAESAIGGFINFQNLKKESQPARLAFLNGASVEEKRPAEGEKETDAPDFYLVPPPKEKEKPARPSVPKFSRRAALADALTRENPLLARAFVNRIWALLMGRGLVHPVDQMTARNRASHPDLLDWLAQDFERSGYDIKGLLRNIVLTRTYQLDSRPRGKSAPPPEAFARGLEKPLSAEQLYHHSLDENQAERAFPGHRLAQPRRRTSRAVRAADARFRPRATARSPGQSDPELRSARSVPGGK